A section of the Myxococcus virescens genome encodes:
- a CDS encoding AAA family ATPase, whose translation MATRKSEDQERLIDRDLTALAREGKLPAAHGVDAAVTEVLGLLTRGGKHPLLAGEPGVGKSALVQEVARRIAEGRVDAELANARVVEVSVANILARSTQRQAAESFEELLAYLSRHPCPIVYIRDLPAALGGPLAPVAVRGLRTGGLRFIFETEPKRVQELLRSDEALAERLHLLPLHEPPTEKARWVLGRVAEELERELRLPIDPAACDLALRLSSKFLLAQRMPRKAIELLKETAAEAASAAKDHVGPEDVLTRFCAATRLPRFVVDDAMPLDLDETERFFGERLLGQTDAVGAVLRSVALLKAGLNDPRRPLGVFLFAGPTGVGKTQLAKLLAEYLFGSADRLVRLNMADYPNDGDESVPFGATWAPALETRRGELSALLDGKVFTVLLLDEFEKAARSVHDRFLQLFDEGTFVNGAGETVSCNNTLIVATSNVGAEVYRESGMGFTGARRAEEMVPEVDRRIGEAFRPEFLNRFDAICHFRPLSKVDIRKIAQREVGRVLEREGIRARALDVEVTPAVVDLLVERGYSPQFGARYLQREIEKTLTAALAVEIARRPLPPGTPVRVETRLGGRVTAVAEPAAPPPSPTAQLLLPSARAAPVKRRLDRKSLLFEMDRLVGKARALADSAGRPQLEQRRAELLAETQAPNLWDDPTRAAEVIRAFRTVEAQLNELERLEAAGLFARRLVREAKNEVQLGSAARQVEDVAREVQMAEALHASGATTQDTEALVDICASDSAEAQATWVQELATMYLGWAQRRGYEAVAVAEAEEPSRVVVRIAGPGAYGFLAGEAGMHRRLEDEKRQRAYVRVHRGGSISEEELAYLEVQGRPMKSHEGAYLQRVRTEVTVKDESSGRVLTLTGATELDELKDIAARVVYGQGSNTDEARRYYLGRGARVEDPRTGAGTPRVKDVLRGELDVFIAAWITRPPTEPQAPGS comes from the coding sequence ATGGCGACGAGGAAAAGCGAGGACCAGGAGCGGCTCATCGACCGCGACCTCACCGCGCTGGCGCGGGAGGGAAAGCTACCGGCTGCACACGGTGTGGACGCTGCCGTGACGGAGGTGCTGGGCCTGCTCACGCGGGGCGGCAAGCATCCCCTGCTGGCTGGTGAGCCCGGCGTGGGAAAGAGCGCCCTGGTGCAGGAGGTGGCCCGGCGCATCGCCGAAGGCCGCGTGGACGCCGAGCTGGCGAACGCACGAGTGGTGGAGGTGTCCGTCGCCAACATCCTGGCGCGCAGTACCCAGCGCCAGGCGGCGGAGAGCTTCGAGGAGCTGCTGGCGTACCTCTCCCGGCACCCCTGCCCCATCGTCTACATCCGGGACCTGCCCGCGGCCCTCGGTGGCCCGCTGGCGCCCGTCGCCGTGCGCGGACTGCGCACCGGAGGCCTGCGCTTCATCTTCGAGACAGAGCCCAAGCGCGTGCAGGAGCTGCTTCGCTCCGACGAGGCGCTGGCCGAGCGGCTCCACCTGCTGCCCCTACACGAGCCTCCGACGGAGAAGGCCCGCTGGGTGTTGGGCCGCGTGGCGGAGGAGCTGGAGCGCGAGCTGCGGCTGCCCATCGACCCGGCGGCGTGCGACCTGGCGCTGCGCCTTTCGTCCAAGTTCCTGCTCGCGCAGCGCATGCCGCGCAAGGCCATCGAGCTGCTGAAGGAGACAGCCGCGGAGGCGGCGAGCGCGGCCAAGGACCATGTGGGTCCCGAGGACGTACTCACCCGCTTCTGCGCGGCCACGCGGCTGCCTCGCTTCGTCGTCGACGACGCGATGCCGTTGGACCTCGATGAGACAGAGCGCTTCTTCGGCGAGCGGCTGCTGGGACAGACGGACGCGGTGGGCGCGGTATTGCGCTCGGTGGCGCTGCTCAAGGCCGGCCTCAACGATCCGCGCCGCCCCCTGGGCGTGTTCCTCTTCGCGGGTCCCACGGGCGTGGGAAAGACGCAGCTGGCCAAGCTGCTGGCGGAGTACCTGTTCGGCTCGGCGGACAGGCTGGTGCGCCTCAACATGGCGGACTACCCCAACGACGGTGACGAGAGCGTCCCCTTCGGCGCCACCTGGGCCCCGGCACTGGAGACACGGCGGGGAGAGCTGAGCGCGCTGCTGGACGGCAAGGTGTTCACCGTGCTGCTGCTCGACGAGTTCGAGAAGGCGGCGCGCAGCGTCCACGACCGCTTCCTCCAGCTCTTCGACGAGGGCACCTTCGTCAACGGGGCCGGCGAGACGGTGTCGTGCAACAACACGCTCATCGTCGCCACGTCCAACGTGGGCGCGGAGGTGTATCGCGAGTCCGGCATGGGCTTCACGGGCGCGCGCCGCGCGGAGGAGATGGTCCCCGAGGTGGACCGGCGCATCGGAGAGGCGTTCCGTCCGGAGTTCCTCAACCGCTTCGACGCCATCTGCCACTTCCGGCCCCTGTCAAAGGTGGACATCCGGAAGATTGCGCAGCGCGAGGTCGGCCGCGTGCTGGAGCGCGAGGGCATCCGCGCGCGCGCCCTGGACGTGGAGGTGACGCCCGCGGTGGTGGACCTGCTCGTGGAGCGGGGTTACTCGCCCCAGTTCGGCGCGCGCTACCTGCAGCGTGAAATCGAGAAGACACTCACCGCGGCGCTGGCCGTGGAGATTGCGCGCAGGCCGCTGCCTCCGGGCACGCCCGTCCGCGTCGAGACCCGCCTGGGCGGCCGAGTCACCGCCGTGGCGGAGCCCGCCGCGCCGCCGCCCTCCCCCACCGCGCAGCTGCTGCTGCCATCCGCTCGCGCGGCGCCGGTGAAGCGGCGGCTGGACCGTAAGTCACTCCTGTTCGAGATGGACCGCCTGGTGGGCAAGGCGCGCGCCCTGGCGGACTCCGCCGGCCGGCCGCAGTTGGAGCAGCGCCGCGCGGAGCTGCTGGCGGAGACGCAGGCGCCCAACCTCTGGGATGACCCCACGCGTGCCGCCGAGGTCATCCGCGCCTTCCGCACCGTGGAGGCGCAACTCAACGAACTGGAGCGGCTGGAGGCCGCGGGCCTGTTCGCGCGGCGGCTGGTGCGGGAGGCGAAGAACGAGGTGCAGCTCGGCTCTGCGGCACGGCAGGTGGAGGACGTGGCGCGCGAGGTCCAGATGGCGGAGGCCCTGCACGCCTCCGGAGCCACCACCCAGGACACCGAGGCCCTGGTGGACATCTGCGCCAGTGACTCAGCGGAGGCCCAGGCGACCTGGGTGCAGGAGCTGGCCACCATGTACCTGGGCTGGGCCCAGCGGCGCGGCTACGAGGCGGTCGCAGTCGCCGAGGCGGAGGAGCCCTCGCGCGTCGTCGTACGAATCGCCGGCCCGGGAGCCTATGGCTTCCTCGCGGGCGAAGCGGGCATGCACCGGCGGCTGGAGGACGAGAAGCGCCAGCGCGCCTACGTGCGCGTCCACCGCGGCGGCTCGATCTCCGAGGAGGAGCTGGCCTACCTGGAGGTCCAGGGCCGGCCCATGAAGAGCCACGAGGGCGCCTACCTCCAGCGCGTCCGCACCGAAGTGACGGTGAAGGACGAGTCCTCCGGACGCGTGCTCACGCTCACTGGCGCCACGGAGCTCGATGAACTGAAGGACATCGCCGCGCGTGTCGTCTACGGCCAGGGCAGCAACACAGACGAGGCACGGCGTTACTACCTGGGACGGGGCGCCCGGGTGGAGGACCCGCGCACGGGCGCCGGCACTCCGCGCGTGAAGGACGTCCTGCGCGGCGAGCTGGACGTCTTCATCGCCGCGTGGATTACACGGCCCCCCACCGAGCCCCAAGCACCCGGCAGCTGA
- a CDS encoding HNH endonuclease has product METLVLSQSFEPVARVPWQRAVMLIFQGKVEVVEEYEDRVVRSVTVEIRMPSVIRFIRGLRRRPKGVKFSRENVYLRDHCRCQYCGIKVTRPEATYDHVLPRAQGGKTSWENIVIACVPCNQKKGNRTPEQARMALRTAPMKPKKVPEAMHLTFLFEKGMPMSWAKFLRDVAYWHVELQE; this is encoded by the coding sequence ATGGAGACGCTGGTCCTGAGTCAGTCTTTCGAACCTGTCGCACGTGTTCCCTGGCAACGCGCGGTGATGCTCATCTTCCAGGGCAAGGTCGAGGTGGTCGAGGAGTACGAGGACCGCGTCGTGCGCTCGGTGACAGTGGAGATTCGCATGCCCTCCGTCATCCGCTTCATCCGAGGTCTGCGCCGACGGCCCAAGGGCGTGAAGTTCAGCCGGGAGAACGTCTACCTGCGGGACCACTGCCGCTGCCAGTACTGCGGCATCAAGGTGACGCGCCCGGAGGCCACGTATGACCACGTCCTGCCGCGCGCGCAGGGTGGCAAGACGAGCTGGGAGAACATCGTCATCGCGTGCGTGCCCTGCAATCAGAAGAAGGGCAACCGGACGCCGGAGCAGGCCCGCATGGCCCTGCGCACGGCGCCCATGAAGCCGAAGAAGGTGCCCGAGGCGATGCACCTGACGTTCCTGTTCGAGAAGGGCATGCCCATGTCCTGGGCGAAGTTCCTCAGGGACGTCGCCTACTGGCACGTGGAATTGCAGGAGTAA
- a CDS encoding cytochrome C yields the protein MMHARMGRWVTAGWVLLGVAGGVGVGCGSDDSAKKEPPGGEQAQTPVGAEDQERIDIGLRISPVPLKLEGLDRNLVGLGSYILNAQAACSDCHTQPGYLPGGDPHQGEPEQINTTNFLAGGKPFGPGLVSSNITPDAQGLPGGMTFEAFLALMRTGREHGAIIPVMPWPIYAKMRDQDLKALYEYLRAIPPAQPGMAPPPAP from the coding sequence ATGATGCATGCGCGGATGGGACGGTGGGTGACGGCGGGCTGGGTCCTCCTGGGCGTCGCGGGAGGTGTCGGCGTTGGCTGCGGGTCGGATGACTCCGCCAAGAAGGAGCCTCCCGGAGGAGAGCAGGCCCAGACTCCCGTGGGCGCCGAGGACCAGGAGCGCATCGACATCGGGCTTCGAATCTCGCCCGTGCCGTTGAAGCTGGAAGGCCTGGACCGGAACCTGGTGGGATTGGGGAGCTACATCCTCAATGCCCAGGCCGCCTGTAGCGACTGTCACACCCAGCCGGGCTATCTCCCTGGAGGCGACCCGCATCAGGGCGAACCCGAGCAGATCAACACCACGAACTTCCTCGCGGGAGGAAAGCCGTTCGGTCCAGGCCTCGTCTCCTCCAACATCACCCCGGATGCGCAGGGCCTCCCAGGCGGCATGACCTTCGAGGCGTTCCTGGCGTTGATGCGGACAGGCCGTGAACACGGCGCCATCATCCCGGTGATGCCCTGGCCCATCTACGCGAAGATGCGCGACCAGGACCTGAAAGCCCTCTACGAATATCTCCGGGCCATCCCCCCGGCCCAGCCAGGAATGGCCCCGCCGCCAGCCCCTTGA